One genomic segment of Ipomoea triloba cultivar NCNSP0323 chromosome 9, ASM357664v1 includes these proteins:
- the LOC116029398 gene encoding serine/threonine-protein kinase STY46-like isoform X2 produces MVMEDNGSCGSRVVESTPANTWQQRRKVEVYNEVLRRLKDSSNQEVQLHGFDDQLWAHFNRLPTRYALDVNVERAEDVLTHKRLLHLARDPLNRPVFEVRVVQVSPVTDGNMPRPVQSRSPNKATPQSVHPPPAFGSSPNLEALVLEASKPHAPDENNAVNHSEKFPRPMHEITFSTCDKPKLLSQLTSLLAELGLNIQEAHVFSTVDGFSLDVFVVDGWPYEEVEQLRTAVEREILKFQKGIWQTQKSLHSSNEGDHNPIVVKCEPVTIPNDGTDVWEIDPQLLKFENKIASGSYGDLYKGIYCNQEVAIKILKSERLNSELQKEFAQEVYIMRKVRHKYVVQFIGACTKPPNLCMVTEYMSGGSLYDYLHKQKGSFKLPNLLKVAIDVSKGMDYLHQNNIIHRDLKAANLLMDEHKVVKVADFGVARVKAQTGVMTAETGTYRWMAPEVIEHKPYDHKADVFSFGIVLWELLTGKLPHEYLTPIQAAIGVVQKGLRPTIPKHTHRKFVELLERCWEQDPAARPNFSEIIEILQQIAKEVGDEADDRGKEKSSSGGIFSALLRGHH; encoded by the exons atggtaatggAAGATAACGGGAGTTGCGGCAGTAGAGTGGTGGAATCGACGCCGGCCAACACTTGGCAGCAACGGAGAAAAGTGGAGGTGTACAATGAGGTTCTTCGGAGGCTCAAGGATTCCAGCAACCAGGAGGTTCAATTGCATGGCTTCGATGATCAACTCTGGGCTCATTTCAATCGTCTCCCTACTCG GTATGCATTAGATGTGAATGTGGAAAGGGCAGAAGATGTTCTCACACACAAGAGACTTCTGCATCTTGCACGTGATCCTTTGAATAGGCCTGTCTTTGAAGTTAGAGTGGTTCAG GTATCTCCAGTCACTGATGGGAACATGCCAAGGCCTGTTCAATCAAGATCTCCAAATAAGGCTACCCCACAGAG TGTCCATCCACCACCTGCCTTTGGCTCTTCTCCTAACCTCGAAGCGCTTGTTCTTGAAGCAAGCAAACCACATGCTCCAGATGAGAACAATGCTGTTAACCATTCTGAAAAATTCCCCAG GCCCATGCATGAAATTACATTTTCAACTTGTGACAAGCCAAAACTTCTCAGTCAG TTGACTTCGTTATTGGCTGAGCTTGGACTGAACATTCAGGAAGCACATGTGTTTTCCACTGTAGATGGGTTCTCTCTAGATGTCTTTGTTGTTGATGGTTGGCCTTATGAG GAAGTTGAGCAGCTTCGAACTGCAGTGGAAAgggaaattttaaaatttcag AAAGGCATTTGGCAAACTCAAAAGTCTTTGCATTCTTCAAATGAGGGTGACCATAACCCAATAGTGGTCAAATGTGAACCTGTTACAATACCTAATGACGGAACTGATGTCTGGGAAATTGATCCTCAACTTCTGAAATTTGAGAACAAAATTGCATCTGGCTCTTATGGTGACCT GTACAAAGGAATATACTGTAATCAGGAAGTAGCAATAAAAATCCTCAAGTCTGAACGTCTAAACTCAGAATTGCAGAAGGAGTTCGCTCAAGAAGTATATATTATGAG AAAAGTCCGTCACAAATATGTTGTTCAATTTATTGGAGCATGCACCAAGCCTCCAAACTTGTGCATGGTAACAG AATACATGTCTGGGGGAAGTCTATATGACTATTTACACAAACAAAAGGGTAGTTTCAAACTTCCAAATTTGCTTAAAGTAGCAATTGATGTATCGAAGGGGATGGATTACCTGCATCAGAATAATATTATACACAGGGATTTGAAGGCTGCCAATCTTTTGATGGATGAGCATAAA GTTGTTAAAGTGGCTGATTTTGGAGTTGCCAGAGTTAAAGCACAGACTGGTGTTATGACAGCAGAAACTGGGACGTACCGATGGATGGCCCCTGAG GTTATAGAACACAAACCCTATGATCATAAAGCAGATGTTTTCAGTTTTGGGATTGTGTTATGGGAACTGTTGACTGGAAAG CTTCCACACGAGTACTTAACCCCAATACAAGCTGCTATTGGAGTGGTCCAGAAG GGGCTGCGGCCGACTATACCAAAGCACACTCATCGTAAATTTGTTGAGCTGCTTGAGAGGTGCTGGGAGCAAGATCCTGCAGCTAGGCCTAATTTTTCTGAAATAATAGAAATTTTGCAGCAAATAGCAAAGGAG GTTGGAGATGAAGCGGATGATCGTGGCAAGGAGAAATCATCTTCTGGAGGGATTTTTTCTGCGCTATTACGCGGTCATCATTAG
- the LOC116029398 gene encoding serine/threonine-protein kinase STY46-like isoform X1, whose protein sequence is MVMEDNGSCGSRVVESTPANTWQQRRKVEVYNEVLRRLKDSSNQEVQLHGFDDQLWAHFNRLPTRYALDVNVERAEDVLTHKRLLHLARDPLNRPVFEVRVVQVSPVTDGNMPRPVQSRSPNKATPQSVHPPPAFGSSPNLEALVLEASKPHAPDENNAVNHSEKFPRPMHEITFSTCDKPKLLSQLTSLLAELGLNIQEAHVFSTVDGFSLDVFVVDGWPYELLSFQEVEQLRTAVEREILKFQKGIWQTQKSLHSSNEGDHNPIVVKCEPVTIPNDGTDVWEIDPQLLKFENKIASGSYGDLYKGIYCNQEVAIKILKSERLNSELQKEFAQEVYIMRKVRHKYVVQFIGACTKPPNLCMVTEYMSGGSLYDYLHKQKGSFKLPNLLKVAIDVSKGMDYLHQNNIIHRDLKAANLLMDEHKVVKVADFGVARVKAQTGVMTAETGTYRWMAPEVIEHKPYDHKADVFSFGIVLWELLTGKLPHEYLTPIQAAIGVVQKGLRPTIPKHTHRKFVELLERCWEQDPAARPNFSEIIEILQQIAKEVGDEADDRGKEKSSSGGIFSALLRGHH, encoded by the exons atggtaatggAAGATAACGGGAGTTGCGGCAGTAGAGTGGTGGAATCGACGCCGGCCAACACTTGGCAGCAACGGAGAAAAGTGGAGGTGTACAATGAGGTTCTTCGGAGGCTCAAGGATTCCAGCAACCAGGAGGTTCAATTGCATGGCTTCGATGATCAACTCTGGGCTCATTTCAATCGTCTCCCTACTCG GTATGCATTAGATGTGAATGTGGAAAGGGCAGAAGATGTTCTCACACACAAGAGACTTCTGCATCTTGCACGTGATCCTTTGAATAGGCCTGTCTTTGAAGTTAGAGTGGTTCAG GTATCTCCAGTCACTGATGGGAACATGCCAAGGCCTGTTCAATCAAGATCTCCAAATAAGGCTACCCCACAGAG TGTCCATCCACCACCTGCCTTTGGCTCTTCTCCTAACCTCGAAGCGCTTGTTCTTGAAGCAAGCAAACCACATGCTCCAGATGAGAACAATGCTGTTAACCATTCTGAAAAATTCCCCAG GCCCATGCATGAAATTACATTTTCAACTTGTGACAAGCCAAAACTTCTCAGTCAG TTGACTTCGTTATTGGCTGAGCTTGGACTGAACATTCAGGAAGCACATGTGTTTTCCACTGTAGATGGGTTCTCTCTAGATGTCTTTGTTGTTGATGGTTGGCCTTATGAG CTGTTGTCTTTTCAGGAAGTTGAGCAGCTTCGAACTGCAGTGGAAAgggaaattttaaaatttcag AAAGGCATTTGGCAAACTCAAAAGTCTTTGCATTCTTCAAATGAGGGTGACCATAACCCAATAGTGGTCAAATGTGAACCTGTTACAATACCTAATGACGGAACTGATGTCTGGGAAATTGATCCTCAACTTCTGAAATTTGAGAACAAAATTGCATCTGGCTCTTATGGTGACCT GTACAAAGGAATATACTGTAATCAGGAAGTAGCAATAAAAATCCTCAAGTCTGAACGTCTAAACTCAGAATTGCAGAAGGAGTTCGCTCAAGAAGTATATATTATGAG AAAAGTCCGTCACAAATATGTTGTTCAATTTATTGGAGCATGCACCAAGCCTCCAAACTTGTGCATGGTAACAG AATACATGTCTGGGGGAAGTCTATATGACTATTTACACAAACAAAAGGGTAGTTTCAAACTTCCAAATTTGCTTAAAGTAGCAATTGATGTATCGAAGGGGATGGATTACCTGCATCAGAATAATATTATACACAGGGATTTGAAGGCTGCCAATCTTTTGATGGATGAGCATAAA GTTGTTAAAGTGGCTGATTTTGGAGTTGCCAGAGTTAAAGCACAGACTGGTGTTATGACAGCAGAAACTGGGACGTACCGATGGATGGCCCCTGAG GTTATAGAACACAAACCCTATGATCATAAAGCAGATGTTTTCAGTTTTGGGATTGTGTTATGGGAACTGTTGACTGGAAAG CTTCCACACGAGTACTTAACCCCAATACAAGCTGCTATTGGAGTGGTCCAGAAG GGGCTGCGGCCGACTATACCAAAGCACACTCATCGTAAATTTGTTGAGCTGCTTGAGAGGTGCTGGGAGCAAGATCCTGCAGCTAGGCCTAATTTTTCTGAAATAATAGAAATTTTGCAGCAAATAGCAAAGGAG GTTGGAGATGAAGCGGATGATCGTGGCAAGGAGAAATCATCTTCTGGAGGGATTTTTTCTGCGCTATTACGCGGTCATCATTAG